Proteins from a single region of Kluyveromyces lactis strain NRRL Y-1140 chromosome C complete sequence:
- a CDS encoding HAD family hydrolase (highly similar to uniprot|P41277 Saccharomyces cerevisiae RHR2 and to YER062C uniprot|P40106 Saccharomyces cerevisiae HOR2, two redundant DL-glycerol-3-phosphatases), with the protein MSAATASNTAQQPISLRVNAALFDVDGTLIISQPAIAEFWRDFGKDKPYFDSQHVIDISHGWRTYDVIKQFAPDYANEEYVTKLEGEIPEKFGQHAIEVPGASKLCGELNKLPKEKWAVATSGTYEMAHKWFDILGIKRPSNFITANDVKNGKPHPEPYLKGRNGLSYPINKENPAASKVIVFEDAPAGILAGKAAGCKIVGIATTFDKEFLIEKGCDIVIKDHTKLRVAAYHPETDEVEFIFDEYLYAKDDLLEW; encoded by the coding sequence ATGTCTGCTGCTACCGCCTCTAACACTGCTCAACAACCTATCTCTCTAAGAGTCAACGCTGCTTTGTTCGACGTTGATGGTACTTTGATCATCTCTCAACCAGCTATTGCTGAATTCTGGAGAGATTTCGGTAAGGACAAGCCTTACTTCGACTCCCAACATGTCATCGATATCTCTCACGGATGGAGAACATACGATGTTATCAAGCAGTTCGCTCCAGATTACGCCAACGAAGAATATGTCACCAAGTTGGAAGGTGAAATCCCAGAAAAATTCGGTCAACACGCTATCGAAGTTCCAGGTGCCAGTAAATTGTGTGGTGAATTGAACAAGCttccaaaggaaaaatGGGCTGTCGCCACCTCCGGTACTTACGAAATGGCTCACAAATGGTTTGACATCTTGGGAATCAAGAGACCTTCTAACTTTATCACCGCTAACGATGTCAAGAACGGTAAGCCTCATCCAGAACCTTATTTAAAGGGCAGAAACGGTTTGTCTTACCcaatcaacaaagaaaaccCAGCCGCTTCAAAGGTTATTGTCTTTGAAGATGCTCCAGCAGGTATCTTGGCCGGTAAAGCTGCTGGCTGTAAGATCGTTGGTATTGCCACTACTTTCGACAAGGAATTCTTGATCGAAAAGGGTTGCGATATCGTCATCAAGGACCACACCAAGTTGAGAGTTGCTGCCTACCACCCTGAAACcgatgaagttgaattcATCTTTGACGAATACTTATATGCCAAGGATGATCTACTTGAATGGTAA
- a CDS encoding PHO85 cyclin family protein (similar to uniprot|P40186 Saccharomyces cerevisiae YIL050W PCL7 Pho85p cyclin of the Pho80p subfamily forms a functional kinase complex with Pho85p which phosphorylates Mmr1p and is regulated by Pho81p involved in glycogen metabolism expression is cell-cycle regulated and weakly similar to YER059W uniprot|P40038 Saccharomyces cerevisiae YER059W PCL6 Pho85p cyclin of the Pho80p subfamily forms the major Glc8p kinase together with Pcl7p and Pho85p involved in the control of glycogen storage by Pho85p stabilized by Elongin C binding) — MSYLRNTTSSSYAETEPIEIPVNRTETEPYSSSLQGSQVNSEAITTSTRLIDSSSSSIDKYGSGGLTPQDMNHGVTSSYFDSNYNNNIASNNHTDTNFNKHAGISSSFIDNTSGVSSSLDSGSNLRHSNLSGNFLPNDTQSNSNVLIPVKAVSELRIDDEQTGSSSTSQPDHHSNDETQHSLNNNNHHMDIATFPTYKLLDMLTGLLTKIIKSNDSLGSTPNFETSQGKNIPLMREILSFRGKQVPGITLKQYFQRIQKYCPTTNDVLLSLLVHFDRIAKKCNAIAQEYMVSVVSTPDKTTASLAHQSSPQLFVMDSHNIHRLIIAAITVSTKFISDFFYSNSRYARVGGISLQELNHLELQFLILCDFRLIISVEELQRYADLLYKFWDKEKHLYQSVSQPTNSSLIA; from the coding sequence ATGTCATACCTGCGTAACACAACTTCATCAAGTTATGCAGAAACGGAGCCTATAGAGATACCAGTTAACAGGACTGAAACGGAACCGTATTCCTCCTCGCTGCAGGGCTCTCAGGTAAATTCGGAGGCAATCACAACATCTACACGACTTATAGACTCATCAAGTTCAAGCATTGACAAATATGGATCTGGTGGACTGACCCCTCAAGATATGAATCATGGTGTTACGAGTTCCTACTTTGATAGCAATTATAACAATAACATCGCGAGCAATAATCATACGGATACCAACTTTAACAAACATGCTGGAATAAGCTCATCATTTATTGACAATACTAGCGGTGTAAGCAGTTCGTTGGACTCAGGGTCTAACCTTCGACATTCAAATTTATCCGGTAATTTTCTTCCCAATGATACTcaatcaaattcaaatgtACTGATACCTGTTAAGGCTGTATCAGAGTTAAGGATAGACGATGAACAGACAGGAAGTTCATCTACTTCCCAGCCAGACCATCATTCCAATGATGAAACACAACATTCCCTTAATAATAACAATCATCATATGGATATTGCGACATTTCCTACTTATAAATTGTTAGATATGCTTACGGGACTTCTTACGAAgataatcaaatcaaacGACTCGCTTGGATCCACTCCAAATTTCGAAACATCTCAGGGGAAAAACATACCTCTTATGAGAGAAATACTGAGTTTTAGAGGTAAACAAGTACCAGGAATAACATTGAAACaatactttcaaagaattcaaaagTATTGTCCGACGACGAACGATGTGTTACTCTCGCTTTTGGTCCATTTTGATAGAATAGCAAAAAAATGCAATGCCATTGCACAAGAGTACATGGTATCTGTCGTGTCTACACCGGATAAGACGACGGCTTCGCTAGCACATCAGTCATCTCCACAACTTTTCGTGATGGACTCTCATAACATTCACAGGCTTATCATTGCAGCGATAACGGTAAGCACCAAGTTTATCAGTGACTTTTTCTACAGTAATTCAAGATATGCGAGAGTTGGCGGTATCTCGTTGCAAGAATTGAATCATTTAGAACTCCAGTTTTTGATCCTATGTGATTTTAGATTGATAATCAGTGTGGAAGAGCTACAAAGGTACGCAGATTTGTTGTACAAATTCTGGGACAAGGAAAAGCACTTATATCAATCGGTATCACAACCAACCAATTCATCATTAATTGCATGA
- the DFG10 gene encoding putative polyprenol reductase (similar to uniprot|P40526 Saccharomyces cerevisiae YIL049W DFG10 Protein of unknown function involved in filamentous growth), with protein sequence MDIFQILLYSTFYVGIISVFVAEFYIPQLLKYGKTWEASNNFWYSLTCPKSNFGHFYLLSSIFSIYNLLWIRSLLTLSVFIHSVRRLYECYCVTKWGQSKIHLSHYLVGIWFYTTLNLGIMLYHGETQYSLISVILFIMSSLDQATNHDYLSKLKKYSQPSYGLFKYICSAHYFDELLIYTSFMLMDKGSRMLLIHCILWILVNLGTSSFETGNWYQEKFGYRSRWYLIPYVF encoded by the coding sequence ATGGACATTTTCCAGATACTTTTATATTCCACATTTTATGTTGGAATAATAAGTGTCTTTGTTGCCGAGTTTTACATTCCTCAGTTGTTGAAGTACGGTAAGACATGGGAAGCGTCCAATAACTTCTGGTACAGTCTTACTTGTCCAAAAAGCAACTTTGGGCATTTCTATCTGCTATCTAGCATATTCAGCATATACAATTTGTTATGGATACGGAGTCTATTGACATTATCTGTCTTCATCCATAGTGTACGCAGATTGTATGAATGCTATTGTGTCACCAAATGGGGACAATCAAAGATACATTTGTCACACTACTTAGTTGGGATTTGGTTTTACACAACGCTAAATCTCGGTATCATGCTGTATCATGGTGAAACACAGTACTCTTTAATATCGgtgattcttttcataaTGTCGTCTTTGGATCAGGCAACAAACCATGACTACttatcaaaattgaaaaaatattcaCAGCCGAGTTATGGGTTATTCAAGTATATATGCTCCGCACACTATTTCGATGAGTTGCTTATATACACATCGTTTATGTTGATGGATAAAGGGTCGCGCATGTTATTGATACATTGTATATTATGGATTCTTGTTAATTTGGGCACCAGCAGCTTCGAAACTGGAAATTGGTATCAAGAAAAGTTTGGTTATAGATCTAGGTGGTATTTGATACCATATGTATTTTAG
- the THO1 gene encoding Tho1p (weakly similar to uniprot|P40040 Saccharomyces cerevisiae YER063W THO1 Suppressor of the Transcriptional (T) defect of Hpr1 (H) by Overexpression (O) (putative) involved in transcription), which produces MLTFDICIRILETTYWHARLPRQLESKTSSFPDPNYSKTYSPLFAMSYSGNTVAQLKELLKQRNLSTDGLKADLINRLQDDDSTKNSATNEPSSIAEVEATASATAAAAPTITSSIPDAVPADASAAVPENENVPSTEEDKLEKTPPATPAPKNPELSQDQLKQAAIDHLQKKIYRAEKFGQDDSTIDDLQRQINRIEKFGLDLSTQLAKELGFGKGPDAAVGKPDRKSFQKKNRNKSNNKRR; this is translated from the coding sequence ATGTTGACATTTGATATATGTATACGTATCTTGGAAACGACTTATTGGCATGCGCGACTACCGAGACAATTGGAAAGTAAAACCTCCTCTTTTCCCGACCCGAACTATTCAAAAACATATTCTCCTTTGTTCGCTATGTCGTATTCTGGTAACACCGTTGCTCAATTGAAGGAGTTGTTGAAGCAAAGAAATCTATCTACAGATGGTTTGAAAGCAGACCTAATAAACAGACTACAAGATGATGACTCCACAAAAAACAGTGCAACCAATGAACCATCGTCTATAGCGGAAGTAGAAGCGACCGCTTCTGCCACCGCTGCCGCTGCCCCTACGATAACTTCTTCCATCCCAGATGCTGTACCTGCAGATGCATCAGCTGCGGTTcctgaaaatgaaaacgTACCATCTACCGAAGAAGACAAACTCGAAAAAACTCCTCCTGCTACCCCAGCCCCAAAGAATCCAGAGCTATCGCaagatcaattgaaacaagcGGCCATTGACCATTTACAGAAAAAAATCTATCGTGCTGAAAAATTCGGACAAGATGATTCTACCATCGATGACTTGCAAAGGCAGATCAACCGTATTGAAAAGTTCGGTTTAGATTTGTCTACCCAATTGGCTAAGGAGCTAGGATTCGGTAAGGGTCCCGACGCAGCCGTCGGTAAGCCAGACAGGAAATCcttccagaagaaaaatcgtaataaatcaaacaaCAAACGCCGTTAA
- a CDS encoding uncharacterized protein (some similarities with uniprot|P40523 Saccharomyces cerevisiae YIL055C Hypothetical ORF) — protein sequence MTHYTGHPYMELMPPELMSVYIRIDNIPQGKDWKQIRYFLSKFILRNQILNIKVLPSMPTMTPPFIPITSCICVLQPSLDWNNLLLQLNGFQWEYHTLGAILLPPPSLPAPLPHPAHGSVGTPLQSGIPQPQHQSQHSVRSHLHHMGVPGTGPGPGLIPGSVPGVRQRSHYSSQQHQQQHQQQHQQQQHQQQQQQQPRKLKQLFNEMSFRKQMSSRSMYQIKFTNFPPCLHWDEIVKFKTTGIAGQHVTRASSVPSLIVKTTEPETYGKLKWTMLKDFIKSNCPELFENTSSFEFYVGVYESGELDVEIQLVQGENEEVIVSQAPSEIKTDTISKKSEGSDKTKGVTETTRDDTKEPIKEIPSKDDDENSAPLSVGLSQETKEDGKEEVKPELSEQSTKGESKTPETKERDTEKVEDVQETQEAEKIEQQENGEETQEAEKTNGSIEKYMVKATNYEAVVGFVNYDKFLKCLHTFQGKEFGLHHKLVLEALESIEPN from the coding sequence ATGACACATTATACAGGGCATCCCTATATGGAGCTCATGCCTCCGGAGTTGATGAGTGTGTATATTCGAATCGATAATATACCGCAGGGAAAGGATTGGAAACAAATTCgatattttctttctaagTTCATTCTGAGAAATCAgattttgaatatcaaaGTCTTGCCCTCGATGCCGACAATGACCCCTCCTTTTATTCCAATAACGTCTTGTATTTGTGTGCTACAACCTTCATTGGATTGGAATAATTTACTCTTACAATTGAACGGATTTCAATGGGAGTACCATACATTAGGAGCTATTCTCTTACCTCCTCCATCGTTACCAGCGCCTCTTCCTCATCCTGCACACGGGTCTGTAGGTACACCATTGCAATCTGGTATACCACAACCTCAGCATCAATCTCAGCATTCTGTCCGTTCTCATTTGCATCATATGGGCGTGCCAGGCACTGGCCCCGGTCCTGGGCTCATTCCAGGCTCCGTGCCTGGTGTTAGACAACGGTCGCATTATTCATCTCAGCAgcatcaacagcagcatcaacagcagcatcaacagcaacagcatcaacagcaacaacagcaacaaccTAGGAAATTAAAGCAATTGTTCAACGAAATGTCCTTTAGGAAACAGATGTCTTCTCGTTCCATGTATCAGATCAAATTTACTAACTTTCCGCCCTGTCTTCATTGGGATGAAATAGTTAAGTTCAAGACTACAGGAATCGCAGGGCAACATGTAACTCGTGCCAGTAGTGTACCGAGCCTCATTGTAAAAACAACGGAACCAGAAACGTATGGGAAGCTAAAATGGACAATGTTAAAAGACTTCATTAAATCAAATTGCCCTGAATTATTCGAGAATACGTCATCTTTCGAATTTTACGTTGGGGTCTACGAGTCAGGAGAGTTAGATGTCGAAATTCAACTTGTTCAGGGCGAGAACGAGGAAGTTATCGTTTCGCAAGCGCCTTCAGAGATTAAAACAGACACTATATCGAAAAAGTCAGAAGGTTCGGACAAAACTAAAGGAGTCACGGAAACGACAAGAGACGATACCAAGGAACcaattaaagaaattccCAGTaaagatgacgatgaaaacTCAGCTCCTTTAAGTGTGGGCCTTTCACAAGAGACGAaagaagatggaaaagaagagGTTAAACCTGAGCTTTCTGAGCAGAGTACAAAGGGAGAATCAAAGACACCAGAGACAAAAGAAAGGGATACAGAAAAGGTTGAGGACGTTCAAGAAACGCAGGAGGCAGAGAAAATAGAGCAGCAGGAAAATGGTGAAGAGACACAAGAAGCTGAAAAAACCAACGGCtcaattgagaaatacATGGTTAAGGCGACAAACTATGAAGCTGTCGTCGGATTTGTCAATTATGATAAATTCCTAAAATGTTTGCATACCTTCCAAGGCAAGGAATTCGGTTTGCATCATAAGTTAGTTTTGGAAGCTTTGGAAAGTATCGAGCCTAATtaa
- the CEM1 gene encoding fatty acid synthase CEM1 (similar to uniprot|P39525 Saccharomyces cerevisiae YER061C CEM1 homology with beta-keto-acyl synthases Protein homologous to beta-keto-acyl synthase), which translates to MSLKRVVVTGLGAYTPLGSTVSKSWAGLLAAKQSLIPLDAFYNREDFAKVKKLVPLDTAVSRLHADPLDTFPEYDQRRMTPAHQIVLEKTKEALLQANLIADENLNTLTEDIDKTKVGCVIGTGMPSMPDLESTISTLFTKPKVSPFLIPRVLPNMAMGNVMIKYGIQGPSSCPSTACATGNSSIIEGFNSIQLGLADVMICGSYEFSIDPISIAGFYRSKTISKKHQTRPFDVERDGFIMGEGCGILTLESLESALKRGSPILAEISGVGLSNDGYHITSPLPDGSGGKLAMQNALKRANIAPQQVGYINAHATSTQLGDVAESTAITELFGTKSTGTAPYVSSNKGHIGHLLGASGSVESIFTVLSLKYGRFPHTLNLKTVDETSIINELNLIKNESMIDNSIEYALTNSFGFGGVNTSILFRKYHQ; encoded by the coding sequence ATGAGTCTCAAACGTGTAGTTGTCACTGGTCTTGGGGCCTACACGCCCCTTGGTTCTACAGTTTCAAAGTCTTGGGCAGGTTTGCTTGCTGCTAAGCAATCACTAATACCCTTAGATGCTTTCTACAACAGAGAAGACTTTGCAAAAGTGAAAAAGTTGGTCCCACTAGATACAGCAGTGAGTAGGTTACATGCCGATCCATTAGATACTTTCCCAGAGTATGATCAGCGAAGAATGACACCTGCTCACCAGATCGTTTTGGAAAAGACTAAAGAAGCATTACTTCAAGCGAATTTAATTGCTGATGAGAATCTAAACACTTTGACCGAAGATATAGATAAGACAAAAGTGGGATGCGTTATCGGTACTGGGATGCCTTCTATGCCTGATTTAGAATCTACGATTTCTACACTTTTCACTAAACCGAAGGTGTCTCCTTTCTTGATCCCGCGTGTGCTACCCAATATGGCCATGGGGAACGTCATGATCAAATACGGGATACAAGGTCCTTCCAGCTGTCCTTCAACGGCATGTGCAACCGGAAATTCTAGCATAATCGAGGGATTCAACTCAATTCAATTAGGTCTCGCAGATGTCATGATTTGTGGTTCTTATGAATTCAGTATAGATCCAATATCTATTGCCGGATTTTATAGATCGAAAACCATCAGTAAAAAACACCAAACGAGACCATTTGATGTGGAACGTGATGGGTTTATCATGGGAGAAGGGTGTGGTATACTTACGCTTGAGTCCCTAGAATCTGCACTCAAGAGAGGTTCTCCAATACTGGCCGAAATTAGTGGTGTCGGCTTGAGCAATGATGGATATCATATTACTTCTCCATTACCAGATGGATCGGGGGGCAAACTGGCGATGCAAAACGCATTGAAAAGAGCAAATATTGCTCCACAACAAGTAGGATATATTAACGCCCATGCTACTTCGACACAACTAGGAGATGTGGCTGAAAGTACAGCAATCACAGAATTATTTGGCACCAAAAGTACAGGAACGGCACCATATGTCAGTAGTAACAAAGGTCACATTGGCCACTTACTGGGCGCGTCTGGCTCAGTAGAATCTATATTTACCGTCTTGTCGTTGAAATATGGCCGCTTCCCCCATACTCTCAACTTGAAGACTGTTGATGAAACATCAATCATAAACGAGTTAAATCTAATAAAGAACGAATCTATGATTGATAACTCCATTGAATATGCATTGACAAATTCATTTGGGTTCGGTGGAGTTAATACATCCATTTTGTTCCGtaaatatcatcaataa
- a CDS encoding cytosine permease (similar to uniprot|P17064 Saccharomyces cerevisiae YER056C FCY2 and similar to uniprot|P40039 Saccharomyces cerevisiae YER060W FCY21 and similar to uniprot|Q12119 Saccharomyces cerevisiae YER060W-A FCY22, Purine-cytosine permeases), with translation MSSSSSKEEYVLHDVEKQELSKTQFDEVLEEEPVIVETTEVTKLSWVDHLASKLHAETKGIEPITDDEKDDDDILNAASMWLSANLVIAAFSLGCIGTSVFGLNFGEAVLVIVFFSFLGLLPVAFFSVFGAELGLRQLVLSRFLLGNVTARIFCFINIIACVGWGAVNTIASASLLHIVNPSGPDCPPWAGCLIIIFGTIIVTFFGYRVIHAYEKWSWVPNFAVFLVIIARLAKAGTFTAGSWGSGSTTAGGVLSFGSSVFGFATGWTTYASDYTVYMPRTTNKKKVFAAIVLGLAFPLCFSMILGAAAVTGTRTNERWAELYDKYSVGGLCYAILIEDSLWGFGSFCCVVLALSTISNNIPNMYSIALGTQALFEPLAKVPRVAWTIIGNLVTLAIAIPAYYKFETFMTTFMDSIGYYLAIYSAIALSEHFIYRGGFKGYNVDDWDRWDKLPIGYAGTFALFIGAFGVAFGMNQIYWQGQIGRLIGENGGDIGFELGAGFAFITYNIFRPLEKKYVGR, from the coding sequence ATGtcgtcttcttcgtctAAAGAAGAATACGTGTTGCACGATGTTGAGAAACAAGAGCTCTCGAAGACTCAGTTCGATGAGGTTCTGGAAGAAGAGCCAGTGATTGTAGAAACCACTGAGGTAACTAAATTGTCATGGGTCGATCATTTGGCTTCCAAATTACATGCGGAAACCAAGGGTATCGAACCAATCACAGATGATGAGAAggacgatgatgatattctAAACGCTGCTTCTATGTGGCTTTCCGCTAATTTGGTTATTGCAGCCTTTTCTTTAGGTTGCATTGGTACTTCTGTATTCGGTTTGAACTTTGGTGAAGCCGTCTTGgttattgttttcttttcgttcTTAGGTCTCTTACCAGTGGCTTTCTTCTCTGTGTTTGGTGCTGAGTTGGGTTTGAGACAACTAGTATTGTCGCGTTTCTTACTAGGTAACGTCACTGCCAGaatcttttgtttcatcaatatcattgCTTGTGTCGGTTGGGGTGCTGTTAATACTATCGCATCTGCAAGTTTGCTACATATCGTTAACCCAAGTGGTCCTGACTGTCCTCCATGGGCTGGTTGTTTGATCATCATATTCGGTACTATTATAGTTACTTTCTTTGGTTATAGAGTCATTCATGCATATGAAAAATGGTCATGGGTTCCAAATTTTGCTGTCTTCTTGGTTATTATTGCTAGATTGGCGAAAGCGGGTACTTTTACTGCAGGTTCTTGGGGTTCTGGATCAACTACTGCTGGTGGTGTTCTTTCATTTGGTAGTTCCGTTTTCGGTTTTGCTACCGGTTGGACTACTTATGCTTCGGATTACACGGTTTACATGCCAAGAACCACCAATAAGAAAAAGGTCTTTGCAGCTATTGTGCTCGGTTTGGCTTTCCCACTATGTTTCTCGATGATTTTGggtgctgctgctgttACTGGTACACGCACCAACGAAAGATGGGCTGAATTGTACGACAAATACTCTGTTGGAGGCCTATGTTACGCCATTTTGATTGAAGATTCCCTATGGGGTTTTGGTTCTTTCTGTTGTGTTGTGTTGGCTCTTTCTACAATTTCTAACAACATTCCAAACATGTATTCTATTGCTTTGGGTACGCAAGCCCTATTTGAACCATTAGCTAAGGTTCCTCGTGTGGCTTGGACCATTATCGGTAACTTGGTTACTTTAGCAATTGCTATCCCTGCTTACTACAAGTTTGAAACCTTCATGACCACCTTCATGGATTCTATTGGTTACTACTTGGCTATTTACAGTGCAATTGCTTTATCAGAACATTTTATCTACAGAGGTGGCTTCAAGGGCTACAACGTTGATGACTGGGACAGATGGGATAAATTACCAATCGGTTATGCTGGCACTTTTGCGTTATTTATTGGTGCTTTCGGTGTTGCCTTCGGTATGAACCAAATATACTGGCAAGGACAGATTGGTAGATTGATCGGCGAAAACGGTGGTGATATTGGTTTCGAATTGGGTGCTGGTTTCGCCTTCATCACTTATAACATCTTTAGaccattggaaaagaaatatgtGGGACGTTAA
- the PET117 gene encoding Pet117p (similar to uniprot|Q02771 Saccharomyces cerevisiae YER058W PET117 Protein required for assembly of cytochrome c oxidase): MSRASKITLGLTTLFTATIVVGVHHVQELERQTLHQGPIKDAQRVAEKKLARQNGVDPEKERQRMVNKNEHEYQLELRKKYEQMQPLSGEVRTKDNELIEQKK; encoded by the coding sequence ATGTCTCGTGCTAGTAAGATCACTCTTGGATTAACTACTTTGTTCACAGCGACGATAGTCGTAGGTGTTCATCACGTAcaagaacttgaaagaCAGACTTTACATCAGGGACCAATCAAAGATGCGCAAAGAGTAGCAGAGAAAAAACTAGCCAGACAGAATGGCGTAGACCCTGAAAAGGAACGTCAAAGAATGGTAAATAAGAACGAACATGAGTATCAACTCGAattaagaaagaaatacgaACAGATGCAACCTTTGAGCGGGGAGGTTCGAACTAAGGATAACGAACTCATAGAACAGAAGAAGTGA